In Paeniglutamicibacter kerguelensis, one genomic interval encodes:
- a CDS encoding exonuclease domain-containing protein, whose amino-acid sequence MALDFTSIDFETANGFRGSACSVGLSKVRNGKIIEEVSWLMRPPAGFDHFDPRNTMIHHITSEMVADAPRFGELFIPMANFIGNDTLVAHNAAFDLGVIRSALEVSELSGPAYDYACTVKMARKTYELSSYSLPFVAEEAGSPMVNHHDALADAHACAAIMVDIAHRQAADSVVAAAEKLKVKMGFAQAYAPGDELSKATRDAQGWAARGNSVPVQPDWAAWPQEGNDPEPNLEADPAHPLYGETVVFTGNLNISRQVAKDRAAERGATTASRVTKATTVLVVGDGFVPEDLANGRLTGKAKRVLRLQEAGQRVAILAEGEFLQLIDGFSAA is encoded by the coding sequence GTGGCTTTGGACTTTACATCGATCGACTTTGAGACGGCTAACGGATTCCGCGGCTCTGCCTGCAGCGTGGGCCTGAGCAAGGTCCGCAACGGAAAAATCATCGAGGAAGTCTCCTGGCTGATGCGCCCGCCGGCCGGATTCGACCATTTCGATCCGCGCAACACGATGATCCACCACATCACCTCCGAGATGGTTGCCGATGCGCCGCGCTTCGGCGAACTGTTCATCCCCATGGCCAATTTCATTGGCAATGACACCCTCGTGGCACACAACGCGGCCTTCGACCTCGGCGTGATCCGCTCCGCCTTGGAGGTCTCCGAACTCTCCGGCCCCGCCTACGACTACGCGTGCACCGTGAAGATGGCCCGGAAAACCTACGAGCTTTCCTCCTACTCGCTGCCCTTCGTCGCGGAGGAAGCGGGCTCGCCCATGGTGAACCACCACGATGCGCTCGCCGACGCACACGCCTGCGCCGCCATCATGGTAGACATCGCCCACCGCCAAGCGGCGGATTCCGTTGTCGCGGCCGCCGAGAAATTGAAAGTCAAGATGGGCTTCGCCCAGGCGTACGCCCCGGGGGATGAGCTTTCCAAGGCCACTCGAGATGCCCAGGGATGGGCGGCCCGGGGAAACTCCGTGCCGGTCCAGCCCGACTGGGCAGCCTGGCCGCAGGAAGGCAACGATCCCGAGCCGAACCTCGAAGCCGATCCGGCGCACCCGCTGTACGGTGAAACCGTTGTTTTCACCGGCAACCTGAACATCAGCCGGCAGGTGGCCAAGGACCGAGCCGCCGAACGTGGCGCCACCACCGCCAGCCGGGTCACCAAGGCCACCACCGTACTGGTGGTCGGCGACGGGTTTGTTCCCGAGGACCTTGCCAACGGGCGGCTCACCGGAAAGGCCAAGCGCGTGCTGCGCCTCCAGGAAGCCGGCCAGCGCGTGGCCATCCTGGCCGAAGGCGAATTCCTTCAACTCATCGACGGGTTCTCGGCCGCCTAA